From Amycolatopsis sp. WQ 127309:
GCCGAGCCGACCGTGAAGATCACGTGGATCACCAGGATCGCGGCGAAGACCAAGCCCACCCAGCGCACGATCGACGCCACCGCGTTGGCCACCTTGCCCCCGGCGCGACGCCAGTCGACGGGTGCCCGGCGGGCGACGCGCGTCTCCGTGTCCTCCGAAGACGCCGACGACTCTGCGTGTTCAGCCATGCCCGCAGTTTCGCACGGCACTGGGCCGATTGCTACCCGCTGGTAACTCGGATGGCGGATGATGACGTAACGGTTGGATCGCGACCTCACTTCCCCCCGGCCTGGCTCGATGGTTATGGTGGGGGCGTGGCGCGTGCTCTCCTGCTTCGCTGCCGCGACGGGGCCTGACCGGACCGGCTCCCCGTCGCGGGGCTTCGTGGTGCCGGTCGTCCGCACCCGTTTTTCAGGAGAACCCTTTCCATGAGTTCGCGCATCCGCAAACCCTCTCGCACCGCGCCCGCTGATCAGCCCGCCTGGAACACCCAGCGCGGCACGTCCATGCCGGTGCACCGCTACCGCCCCTGGTACGACCTGATCGAGAACATCGACGTCCCCGACCGCACCTGGCCGGACAAGCGCATCGACCGCGCGCCGCTGTGGTGCGCCGTCGACCTGCGGGACGGCAACCAGGCCCTGATCGACCCGATGTCGCCCGCGCGCAAGCGCAAGTTCTTCGACCTGCTCGTACGCATGGGCTACAAGGAGATCGAGGTCGGCTTCCCGGCCGCGTCGCAGACCGACTTCGACTTCGTCCGCGAGATCATCGAAGAAGGCGCCATCCCGGACGACGTCAGCATCCAGGTGCTGACCCAGTGCCGCCACGAGCTGATCGAGCGGACGTTCCAGTCCCTCGAAGGCGCGCCGCGCGCGATCGTCCACATCTACAACTCGACGTCGATCCTGCAGCGCCGCGTGGTCTTCCGCGAGGAGCGCGAAGGCATCAAGAAGATCGCGACGCAGGCCGCGGAACTGGTCGTCGAGCTGGCCGCGAAGCAGCCGGACACCGACTTCCGCTTCCAGTACTCGCCGGAGTCCTACACCGGCACCGAGCTGTCGTACGCGCTCGAGGTCTGCAACGCCGTCACCGAGATCTGGCAGCCGACGCCGGAGAAGCCGGTGATCCTGAACCTGCCGGCGACCGTCGAGATGGCCACGCCGAACGTCTACGCCGACTCGATCGAGTGGATGAGCCGGAACCTGGCGCGTCGCGACTCGGTGATCCTGTCGCTGCACCCGCACAACGACCGCGGCACCGGCATCGCCGCCGCCGAGCTGGGCTACCAGGCCGGCGCGGACCGGATCGAGGGCTGCCTGTTCGGCAACGGCGAGCGCACCGGCAACGTCGACCTGGTCGCGCTGGGCATGAACCTCTACAGCCAGGGCATCGACCCGCAGATCGACTTCTCGGACATGGACGAGATCAAGCGGACGGTCGAGTACTGCAACCAGCTGCCGGTGCCCGAGCGCTCGCCCTGGGGCGGCGACCTGGTGTTCACCGCGTTCTCCGGCTCGCACCAGGACGCGATCAACAAGGGTCTCGACGCGCTGAAGGACGCCGCCGGCAAGCAGGGCGTGCCGGTCGACGAGTACCCGTGGGAGGTACCGTACCTGCCGATCGACCCGAAGGACGTCGGCCGCACGTACGAGGCCGTGATCCGGGTGAACTCGCAGTCCGGCAAGGGCGGCGTCGCCTACATCATGAAGGCCGAGCACCAGCTCGACCTGCCGCGGCGCCTGCAGATCGAGTTCTCGAAGGTCATCCAGCGCTACACCGACACCGAGGGCGGCGAGGTCGACCCGACCACGATGTACAACGCCTTCTCGGCCGAGTACCTGGAGCTGAAGACGCCGCTGGAGCTGGTGCGCCAGCACGTCCGCGACAACGGTGACGGCGAGTACGACATCACCGCGACGGTGCGCGTGGAAGGTGACGAGCACGAGGTCACCGGCCGCGGCAACGGGCCGATCGCGGCGTTCTTCGACGCGCTCTCGACGGTGGGCTTCGACCTGCGCCTGCTGGACTACTCCGAGCACACGCTCTCGCCGGGCGACGACGCGCGCGCCGCGTCGTACATCGAGTGCGCGATCTCGGACCGGGTGTTCTGGGGCATCGGGATCGACCCGTCGATCGTCACGGCGTCGCTGCGCGCCGTCGTCTCGGCGGTGAACCGCGCCAACCGGTGAAGGCCGAGCGGCTGGTCGCGCTGCTGTTCACGCTGCAACGGCGGCGCAGCGCGACCGCCGCTGAACTCGCGGAGGAGCTGGGCGTCTCCGAGCGCACCATGCACCGCGACCTGACGGCGTTGCGGGACGCCGGCGTTCCACTGTGGACGGAGCCGGGCCGGCACGGCGGCTTCCGCCTGGTCGACGGCTGGCGCGCGGGCCTCGACGGCTTGACCGCGCGGGAAGCCGTCGCGCTGTTCGCCTTGGGCGTGCCGGAGGCGCTGGCCGGGCTCGGCCTCGACACCGCGGGCAGCGCGGCGCGGGCCAAGGTGTCGGCGGGGATGCCGCCGGAGCTGCACGAGCAGGCCGCGCTCGTCGCGGGCCGCTTCCACCTGGACGCGCCGGGCTGGTTCGGCGCCGCGGACTCCTCACCCGAGCTGGCGACGGTGGCCCGCGCGGTCTGGGCGCAACGGCGGATCGCGATCAGCTACCGGCGCCGCGACAAGGTCGCCGATCGGGTGCTCGAACCGCTGGGTCTCGTGCTCAAGGCGGGCGTCTGGTACCTGGTCGCGGGCGTGCCGGACGACGACGCGCGCCGCACGTACCGCGTTTCCCGGATCCTGACGGCCGCCGAGCTGGAAGCGCGCTTCGAGCGGCCACCGGATTTCGACCTGGCGGGCTGGTGGCGCGCGGCATCGGCGACGTTCGAGCAGGTGGACCGCCCATTGCGGGTGACAGCCCGGCTGAACCGGACAGCGGTACGCGGCCTGCGACGCGTGTTCGGCGCCGAAGACCTGGCCCACACGGTGATAGCGCTGGGCGAGCCGACAGCCGACGGCTGGGCCGAAGCCGAACTGGCCCTGGAAAGCACCGAGATCGGCCTCGGCCAGCTGGTCGCACTGAGCCCCGGCGTGGAAGTCGTGACGCCGCCGGAGATCCGGGCCGCGCTCGCGGCGATCGGCACCGAGGTCGCGGCCCGCAACAGCGGGTAGTCCACAGGCCGGGCCGCGGTCAGCGGTAGCCGGTCGTATCCGCCTCCTTGCCCGCGTCGACCACCTCGACCATGTAGCGCCACGCGTCCGGGCGGCTGCCGTCGGTGTCGTCGACTTCGTACTCCCGCGCCAGCTGGCCGCTGCTCACCGTCTGCCCGGCCCACCGGTGCCGCTCCGGGTCCGTGGCCAGGGCCACCACTGTGCGGCCGCAGAAGGTCGGGGACTCCGAGATCGCGAAGTGCGGGGTCTTCTCCAGCGCGTCGCGCCAGTTCTCCTCCGTGACGCCGTAGATGTCCAGCATCGCCTCCGAGCGCAGGTAACCCGGCGTGAACGCGACCGCCGTGCACTCGTGCGCCGACAGCTCCGCGGCTTCACCGATCGCGAGCAGGTGCGCCGACGCCTTCGCGACGTAGAACGGCAGCGACGTGCCCTCGCGGTAGTTCGCGTTGTACTCCGCGGTGCCGTCGGTCATCTCGACGACCAGGCCGCCCGGGCGGCGGATCAGCAGCGGCAGCAGGTGGTGGCCGGTGATCAGGTGCGCGTCGATGCCCAGGCGGATCATGCGCAGGCCGGCGTCCAGGTCGTGCTCCCAGACCGGCTTGCCCCAGCCCAGGTGCTGGTCGCCGCCCCAGATGCCGTCGACCAGGATGTCGAGGCCGCCGTGTGCGGCGTCGACCCGCTTCGCCAGCGCCGCGACCTCCGCCGGCTCCAGGTGGTCGACCCGGACGGCCTCGGCCTGGCCTCCCGCCTGCTCGATCAGCTCGACGGTCTCTTCGATGGTCTCCGGACGGTCCACTTCGGACTTCGTGGTGCCGCTGCTGCGGCCGGTCACGTAGACGAAGGCGCCCGCGCGGCCCAGCTCGACCGCGATCGCCCGGCTCGCACCGCGGGTGCCGCCGGCGACCAGCGCGACCTTTCCGGACAGGGTGTTCGATTCGGTGCTCATGACCTCACGATCACCCCGAACCATGACAACTCCTGACATGGTTCACCCAATCTGTGGAAGAGCTGTCGGCTTCCTGTGAGTCCCCCTTGATCGGGATTCATCCGGGCCGCGCGGGCGGTTAATGGAGGTGTGGACGCGACTACGGCAGGACTGCTGGTGCTGTTCGTCGTCTCGCTGGTGCCGCTGCTGCCCACCGAGGTGACACTCCTCGGCATGGGCATCGCGGCGGCGCAGGGCGGGACGTCGCTGGCGCTGGTCATCGCCGTGGCCACGGCCGGGTGCCTGGTCTCCGACCAGGCGCTCTACGCCCTCGGCCGGTTCGGTGGCCGGGCGGCGCTGGACCGGTTGAGCCGGCGGAAGAAGATCGCCGCCGGCATCGGCTGGCTCGACGGCCGCCTGCAGCGCCACCCGCGGCCGGTGCTGGTGGTGGCCCGCTGGCTGCCGTCGGGCGGGACGGTCGGCGCCCTCCTCGCCGGCTCCCTCCGGTGGCCCATGGCGGAGTTCTTCACCGCGTCGGCCGTCGGCGTCACGCTCTGGACGTCCTACGTCGCCTTCCTCGGCTACGCGGGCGGCCAGATCATCACCGAACCCGGGATCAGCATGCTGCTCTCCCTCGGCGTCGCCTTGGTCCTGGGTTCGGTGATCACCTACAGCGTGAAGCGCGGCGCTAGAGCGATTTGACGGCCTCGAGAATCGCCGCGGGCTCCGTGCGCGTCGTGTAGTCCGGGTGGACGTCGACGTACCGGATCGTGCGGTCCCGGTCGACCACGACGACCGCCGGGTACGCCAGCTCCCATTCGCCGGTGCCGTTGACCTGGCCCAGGTCCGTGCCGATCGAGCTCATCGCCACCCGCACGGCGTCCGAGACCCGGAACGTCAGCCCGAGCTGCCGCGAGACGACGTTCCCGACGTCCGACAGCACGGCGAAATCGAGCTCGTTCTTCTCCTG
This genomic window contains:
- the leuA gene encoding 2-isopropylmalate synthase — protein: MSSRIRKPSRTAPADQPAWNTQRGTSMPVHRYRPWYDLIENIDVPDRTWPDKRIDRAPLWCAVDLRDGNQALIDPMSPARKRKFFDLLVRMGYKEIEVGFPAASQTDFDFVREIIEEGAIPDDVSIQVLTQCRHELIERTFQSLEGAPRAIVHIYNSTSILQRRVVFREEREGIKKIATQAAELVVELAAKQPDTDFRFQYSPESYTGTELSYALEVCNAVTEIWQPTPEKPVILNLPATVEMATPNVYADSIEWMSRNLARRDSVILSLHPHNDRGTGIAAAELGYQAGADRIEGCLFGNGERTGNVDLVALGMNLYSQGIDPQIDFSDMDEIKRTVEYCNQLPVPERSPWGGDLVFTAFSGSHQDAINKGLDALKDAAGKQGVPVDEYPWEVPYLPIDPKDVGRTYEAVIRVNSQSGKGGVAYIMKAEHQLDLPRRLQIEFSKVIQRYTDTEGGEVDPTTMYNAFSAEYLELKTPLELVRQHVRDNGDGEYDITATVRVEGDEHEVTGRGNGPIAAFFDALSTVGFDLRLLDYSEHTLSPGDDARAASYIECAISDRVFWGIGIDPSIVTASLRAVVSAVNRANR
- a CDS encoding YafY family protein; translation: MKAERLVALLFTLQRRRSATAAELAEELGVSERTMHRDLTALRDAGVPLWTEPGRHGGFRLVDGWRAGLDGLTAREAVALFALGVPEALAGLGLDTAGSAARAKVSAGMPPELHEQAALVAGRFHLDAPGWFGAADSSPELATVARAVWAQRRIAISYRRRDKVADRVLEPLGLVLKAGVWYLVAGVPDDDARRTYRVSRILTAAELEARFERPPDFDLAGWWRAASATFEQVDRPLRVTARLNRTAVRGLRRVFGAEDLAHTVIALGEPTADGWAEAELALESTEIGLGQLVALSPGVEVVTPPEIRAALAAIGTEVAARNSG
- a CDS encoding SDR family oxidoreductase, with the protein product MSTESNTLSGKVALVAGGTRGASRAIAVELGRAGAFVYVTGRSSGTTKSEVDRPETIEETVELIEQAGGQAEAVRVDHLEPAEVAALAKRVDAAHGGLDILVDGIWGGDQHLGWGKPVWEHDLDAGLRMIRLGIDAHLITGHHLLPLLIRRPGGLVVEMTDGTAEYNANYREGTSLPFYVAKASAHLLAIGEAAELSAHECTAVAFTPGYLRSEAMLDIYGVTEENWRDALEKTPHFAISESPTFCGRTVVALATDPERHRWAGQTVSSGQLAREYEVDDTDGSRPDAWRYMVEVVDAGKEADTTGYR
- a CDS encoding DedA family protein — protein: MDATTAGLLVLFVVSLVPLLPTEVTLLGMGIAAAQGGTSLALVIAVATAGCLVSDQALYALGRFGGRAALDRLSRRKKIAAGIGWLDGRLQRHPRPVLVVARWLPSGGTVGALLAGSLRWPMAEFFTASAVGVTLWTSYVAFLGYAGGQIITEPGISMLLSLGVALVLGSVITYSVKRGARAI